The following proteins are encoded in a genomic region of Herminiimonas arsenicoxydans:
- a CDS encoding putative Preprotein translocase subunit YajC (Evidence 3 : Function proposed based on presence of conserved amino acid motif, structural feature or limited homology; Product type pt : putative transporter), with product MFISNAYAAAPAASGIMGSLTQFVPILLMFVALYFLMIRPQMKRQKEHKLMVEAVTRGDEVVTSGGVLGKVTKVSDVYVSIEVQEGTELVLQKSAITTLLPKGTIKSL from the coding sequence GTGTTTATTTCCAACGCATACGCAGCAGCACCAGCCGCCAGCGGCATCATGGGCAGCCTGACTCAGTTCGTACCTATTCTTTTGATGTTTGTCGCGCTGTATTTCCTGATGATACGTCCGCAGATGAAACGTCAGAAAGAACACAAGCTGATGGTGGAAGCGGTCACGCGCGGCGATGAAGTCGTTACCTCCGGCGGCGTACTGGGCAAAGTCACCAAGGTATCGGATGTCTACGTGTCGATCGAAGTCCAGGAAGGCACCGAATTGGTCCTGCAAAAAAGCGCGATCACGACTCTGTTGCCAAAAGGTACGATCAAATCGCTGTAA